From a region of the Bdellovibrionales bacterium genome:
- the pheS gene encoding phenylalanine--tRNA ligase subunit alpha: MSQAKLDAIKEQALAQFKAAANSKALYDLKVTFLGKNGSLTEIMKEMANLPKEEKPLFGKKVNEVKSLLEQVYVEAEEALKKTEIEGKMASEELDMTLPSYTRPTGNQHPVYKVTEEIFNIMARIGYSIRTGPLIEKDYYNFEALNIPADHPARDMQDTFFIDPTHVLRTHTSPIQIHSLESEKPPLRIIGTGPVFRCDSDISHLPNFHQIEGMCVDHKVSMADLKGTISFFVREFFGSGLKTRFRPSFFPFTEPSAEVDCSCPICKGKGCSLCKQTGWIEIGGCGLINPKVFHHAKINYPEWQGFAFGFGIERMGIIKYGIDDIRLFPENDVRFVRQFLP, from the coding sequence ATGTCACAAGCTAAACTCGATGCAATCAAAGAACAGGCGCTGGCTCAATTTAAAGCCGCTGCCAACAGCAAAGCTCTCTATGACCTCAAAGTGACCTTCCTCGGTAAGAACGGAAGCCTCACTGAAATCATGAAGGAGATGGCCAATCTTCCGAAGGAAGAAAAGCCCCTTTTTGGTAAAAAGGTAAATGAAGTTAAGAGCCTGCTAGAACAAGTTTATGTCGAAGCCGAAGAGGCTCTGAAGAAAACCGAGATCGAAGGTAAGATGGCGAGCGAAGAGCTCGACATGACTTTGCCATCTTACACGCGTCCTACGGGCAATCAGCACCCGGTTTACAAGGTGACTGAAGAGATCTTTAACATCATGGCTCGTATCGGTTACAGCATCCGTACCGGTCCACTCATAGAAAAAGATTATTACAACTTTGAGGCGCTGAATATCCCAGCGGACCATCCGGCGCGCGATATGCAGGATACGTTCTTTATTGATCCGACCCATGTGTTGCGTACGCACACAAGCCCGATTCAAATTCACTCGCTTGAAAGCGAGAAGCCACCTTTGCGTATCATTGGTACTGGCCCGGTTTTCCGTTGTGACAGCGATATTTCGCATTTGCCGAATTTCCATCAGATCGAAGGCATGTGTGTGGATCACAAAGTTTCTATGGCGGATTTGAAAGGCACGATCAGTTTCTTCGTGCGTGAGTTCTTCGGTTCGGGCTTGAAAACTCGTTTCCGTCCAAGCTTTTTTCCATTCACAGAACCATCGGCGGAAGTCGATTGCTCTTGCCCGATTTGTAAAGGCAAAGGCTGCAGTCTGTGCAAACAGACGGGCTGGATCGAGATCGGCGGTTGCGGCTTGATCAATCCAAAAGTGTTCCACCACGCGAAAATCAATTATCCTGAGTGGCAAGGTTTTGCCTTCGGTTTTGGTATCGAGCGTATGGGTATTATTAAATACGGCATCGATGATATTCGTTTGTTCCCTGAAAATGATGTTCGTTTCGTAAGGCAGTTTCTCCCATGA
- a CDS encoding class I SAM-dependent methyltransferase: MAHKNKSNYSPYKARQEARNKNAGAKVLTDAPKVLMGKHKKPESIYSLNEANDRLADIFRNHGFQVSHEERMKLAHFYRLLMENQEKENFTRLLKLRDIAIKHYIDCMIITEFTDLKFPLIDVGTGPGFPGIPLKIRYPDKHILLGEGVQRRVEFLKHVRQEMNLQKLDIVGRNINKHFVYPVNGAITRAVEDIRNTLGNVLSSLQLGGRVYFMKGPGVDPEIPMALKEYGKYYQLHKDIAYDLPHTPHQRRLVIFEKIQHAPLPEEDEGEELLMDELSGEEKRRWSKY, encoded by the coding sequence ATGGCGCACAAAAATAAATCCAATTACAGCCCCTATAAGGCCAGACAAGAAGCTCGCAACAAAAACGCGGGCGCCAAGGTCCTGACCGACGCCCCGAAAGTGCTCATGGGGAAGCACAAAAAGCCGGAGAGTATTTACTCGTTGAACGAGGCCAACGACCGTCTTGCTGATATTTTCCGCAATCACGGTTTCCAGGTCAGCCACGAAGAGCGCATGAAATTGGCTCACTTCTATCGCCTGCTGATGGAAAACCAAGAAAAAGAAAACTTCACCCGCTTGCTCAAATTGCGCGACATCGCGATCAAGCACTACATCGATTGCATGATCATCACGGAATTTACAGATTTGAAATTCCCACTCATCGATGTCGGCACGGGCCCGGGCTTCCCAGGTATTCCACTTAAAATTCGCTATCCAGATAAGCACATTCTTTTGGGTGAAGGCGTTCAGCGCCGCGTGGAATTCTTAAAGCACGTGCGCCAAGAAATGAATCTGCAAAAACTCGACATCGTCGGCCGCAATATCAACAAGCACTTCGTATATCCTGTGAACGGCGCGATCACTCGCGCGGTGGAAGATATCCGCAACACGCTTGGTAATGTTTTGAGTTCTCTGCAGCTCGGCGGAAGAGTTTACTTTATGAAGGGCCCAGGCGTCGATCCTGAGATCCCGATGGCGCTCAAAGAGTACGGCAAATACTATCAACTTCACAAAGACATCGCTTACGATTTGCCACACACGCCTCACCAGCGCCGTTTGGTGATTTTTGAAAAGATCCAGCATGCTCCACTGCCTGAAGAAGATGAAGGCGAAGAGCTCTTGATGGATGAGTTGTCAGGCGAAGAAAAACGCCGCTGGAGTAAGTACTAA
- a CDS encoding integration host factor subunit alpha — MAGQNLGKSTVTKADIVEKVYQKIGFSKKEASELVESVFDTLKDVLQNGEKVKISGFGNFVVRGKNERIGRNPQTGDQITISARHVLTFRPSQVLKAMLNGEEYAHLKDDDDDDDDN; from the coding sequence ATGGCAGGCCAGAATTTAGGTAAATCGACTGTGACAAAGGCCGATATCGTAGAAAAGGTCTATCAGAAGATCGGCTTTTCGAAGAAGGAAGCTTCTGAGTTGGTAGAGTCGGTTTTCGACACTCTCAAAGATGTTCTGCAAAACGGTGAGAAAGTTAAGATCTCTGGTTTCGGTAATTTCGTCGTGCGTGGCAAGAATGAGCGCATCGGTCGCAATCCGCAAACGGGTGATCAAATCACAATCAGCGCTCGTCACGTATTGACGTTCCGCCCGAGCCAGGTGCTCAAGGCGATGCTCAATGGTGAAGAGTACGCTCATCTCAAGGATGATGACGATGACGATGATGACAACTAG
- a CDS encoding phenylalanine--tRNA ligase subunit beta — translation MKISLKWLQDFVDIKDYFAKPAELDALLTRAGLEVEETVNRAKDFQHVVVGLILEKDKHPNADKLSVCKVTTGEGVVHQIVCGAQNHKANDRVIVALPGAVLPGNFAIKKAKVRDVESGGMLCSLKELGLAKESDGIAILPQDAPIGKTFAEYGGYDDIVFELKVTPNRADCLSHYGLAREIACLLGRELKPMTSKLALSGESTKKQIGLEVKNSDLCPRYAGRFVKGVKVQASPEWLVKRLEAVGMNSINNVVDVTNYVMMELGQPLHAFDAKEIQGSKIVVSNAQAGEKFKTLDGTEVTLKGTELMIRDANRAVAMAGVVGGQNSGVSEKTADIFIEAAYFLPMAVRKASRSHGIETDSAYRFSRGVDPDGTVRAMDRAADLIVQVAGGTAFGDHHDFYPNPVKKSAVEITVQTVTDRLGYQADEAKFADYMRRLGCQVTGGAGKYSILPPTFRFDLEQDMDLVEEYARLNGYENIPETLPMLAESPAVHDKGFMMNMKLSQMMRGQGFSQAFNYAFVGGQAQKKFLGGVEVLKAAGFTVSEAEIKVLNPLNEEMDTMRSSLSTGLFKNLANNFNQGNHFGRLYEIGQCFYKDGDAYKETSRLGLAAWGVQTQLWNQTATHPLVFEVKAAVETILRNLNINSYTWSSPQDKSEVPAFMHRGQFAQLVVEGKKVGFIGTLHPVLLDDHKIRVPAAMAELDLDQLYKGQPRPSRFESLSKFPAVERDFAFVMAKNVKVGDVVREIRKQGGGILTNVDVFDVYEGDKMELGKKSVALRLTFQDKNATLQDNQVVEASNKIVEALKKQFALTMR, via the coding sequence ATGAAGATTAGCTTAAAATGGTTACAAGATTTCGTAGATATTAAAGACTACTTCGCAAAACCTGCGGAGTTGGATGCTTTGCTCACACGCGCAGGCCTTGAAGTTGAAGAGACCGTGAATCGCGCCAAAGATTTCCAGCACGTTGTTGTTGGTTTGATCTTGGAAAAAGACAAACATCCAAACGCTGACAAATTGTCGGTTTGTAAAGTGACGACAGGCGAAGGCGTTGTTCATCAGATCGTCTGTGGAGCGCAAAATCACAAGGCCAATGACCGCGTGATCGTGGCGTTGCCAGGCGCAGTTCTGCCAGGCAATTTTGCTATCAAAAAAGCCAAAGTTCGTGACGTTGAATCTGGCGGGATGCTTTGCTCACTCAAAGAACTCGGTCTTGCAAAAGAAAGCGATGGCATCGCGATTCTTCCTCAGGACGCACCGATTGGTAAAACATTTGCCGAATACGGTGGCTACGATGACATCGTGTTTGAACTCAAAGTCACTCCGAACCGCGCAGACTGCTTGAGTCACTATGGACTTGCTCGTGAGATCGCGTGCCTTTTGGGTCGTGAATTAAAACCAATGACAAGCAAGCTTGCCTTGTCTGGTGAGTCGACAAAAAAGCAAATCGGCCTTGAAGTTAAAAATTCTGATTTGTGTCCTCGCTATGCGGGCCGTTTCGTTAAAGGTGTCAAAGTTCAAGCAAGTCCTGAGTGGCTTGTAAAACGTCTTGAAGCTGTCGGCATGAATTCAATCAATAACGTAGTTGATGTAACGAACTACGTGATGATGGAGCTCGGTCAACCGCTTCATGCATTTGACGCCAAAGAAATTCAAGGCAGCAAAATCGTTGTGAGCAACGCTCAGGCCGGTGAAAAATTTAAAACTCTTGATGGGACGGAAGTCACATTGAAAGGCACTGAGCTTATGATCCGCGACGCCAATCGCGCGGTCGCAATGGCCGGTGTCGTTGGTGGTCAGAATTCAGGTGTCAGTGAAAAAACAGCCGACATCTTTATTGAAGCGGCTTACTTCTTGCCGATGGCGGTTCGTAAAGCGTCGCGCTCGCACGGGATTGAAACGGATTCTGCGTATCGCTTTAGCCGTGGCGTAGATCCAGATGGCACTGTTCGTGCGATGGACCGTGCTGCGGATTTGATTGTGCAAGTGGCTGGTGGGACTGCGTTTGGCGATCATCATGACTTCTATCCAAACCCAGTGAAAAAATCCGCGGTTGAAATCACGGTGCAAACTGTGACGGACCGTTTGGGTTATCAAGCTGATGAAGCAAAGTTTGCCGATTACATGCGCCGCTTGGGTTGCCAGGTGACGGGTGGTGCGGGCAAGTATTCTATTTTGCCTCCGACCTTCCGTTTCGACCTTGAACAGGACATGGATCTTGTTGAAGAGTACGCGCGTTTGAATGGTTACGAAAATATTCCTGAAACTCTGCCGATGCTTGCTGAAAGCCCGGCAGTTCATGACAAAGGTTTCATGATGAACATGAAGCTTTCGCAAATGATGCGTGGTCAAGGCTTCTCGCAAGCTTTCAACTATGCTTTTGTTGGCGGTCAGGCTCAGAAGAAATTCTTGGGTGGCGTTGAAGTTTTGAAAGCTGCCGGTTTCACGGTTTCAGAGGCTGAAATCAAAGTTTTGAATCCTCTCAATGAAGAGATGGATACAATGAGAAGTTCACTTTCAACGGGTTTGTTCAAAAACCTCGCGAATAACTTTAATCAAGGAAATCACTTCGGCCGTCTCTATGAGATCGGTCAGTGTTTCTATAAAGACGGTGATGCTTACAAAGAGACTTCTCGTTTAGGCCTGGCTGCGTGGGGAGTGCAAACTCAGTTGTGGAATCAAACCGCAACTCATCCACTCGTGTTTGAAGTCAAAGCGGCAGTTGAAACGATTCTTAGAAACCTCAATATCAACTCTTACACGTGGTCTTCACCGCAAGATAAAAGCGAAGTGCCTGCGTTCATGCATCGTGGTCAGTTTGCTCAGTTGGTTGTTGAAGGAAAGAAAGTGGGCTTTATCGGCACACTTCATCCGGTTCTTTTGGATGATCATAAAATCCGTGTGCCTGCTGCGATGGCAGAACTGGATTTGGATCAGCTCTACAAGGGCCAGCCGCGTCCTTCGCGCTTTGAAAGTTTGTCTAAATTCCCGGCAGTGGAACGCGATTTTGCCTTTGTAATGGCCAAAAATGTGAAGGTCGGCGACGTCGTTCGCGAGATTCGCAAACAGGGCGGCGGCATTTTGACCAATGTGGATGTGTTTGACGTCTATGAAGGCGACAAAATGGAGCTCGGAAAGAAATCCGTGGCTCTGAGACTCACTTTCCAAGACAAAAATGCCACGCTGCAAGATAATCAAGTTGTAGAGGCAAGTAATAAGATTGTTGAGGCTTTGAAAAAGCAATTTGCGTTAACAATGAGATAA